In Brachyhypopomus gauderio isolate BG-103 chromosome 2, BGAUD_0.2, whole genome shotgun sequence, the DNA window tggggtagaggagaggagaggggtgggggagaagagaggagaggggtggggtagaggagaggagaggggtgggggagaagagaggagaggggtggggtagaggagaggagaggggtgagggagaagagagaggagaggggtggggtagaggagaggagaggggtgggggagaagagaggagaggggtggggtagaggagaggagaggggtggggtagaggagaggggtgggggagaagagaggagaggggtggggtagaggagagggggtgggggagaagagaggagaggggtggggtagaggagaggagaggggtggggtagaggagagggggtggggtagaggagaggggtgggggagaagagaggagaggggtggggtagaggagaggggtgggggagaagagaggagaggggtggggtagaggagaggagaggggtggggtagaagagaggagaggggtggggtagaggagaggagaggggtgggggagaagagaggagaggggtggggtagaggagaggagaggggtggggtagaggagaggggtgggggagaagagaggagaggggtggggtagaggagaggagaggggtggggtagaggagaggagggggtggggagaagagagggagaagagaggagaggggtagaggagaaGAGTGTGGGtagagagaagggtggagaagAGCAGGTTGAAGGAGATAAGAGGAGAAGGCTGGGTGGTATTACAGAGGTGTTTGGGTATAGGTGTCTCTTAACCAAAAGCCCAAATGTGGCTCCAGGATTTGAACCAGCACTGTGATaaagctgtctgtctgtctgtctgtttgtctggctgtctgtctgtctgtctgctcctgcCTCTACACTTGATGTGAAGAAAGCAGCTGTTTCAGTTCAGGATGAACAGTGTAGTGCATTCACTACTGCACACTCAGCACTGGTCTTATGGTCTTGAGTTTGCCACTTTGGAAGGATCATGGGAGATAAAGATGTCAGCTTACTCCTGGCTGCCTCTGTAGTGCCCTCTCCATATGTAGCAACTATATAGTAGACTTCTAAAACCATCAATCTAAAAATAAAACAGATTAAATAAACTATAATTAGAATGATTGTTATAAACCTAACAAACTGTTGTTATCATAGTTATAAAAATTCAAACTGAAAAATACCACCTGAAAACTGAAATACAAATAACAAATAAcagttaaataaaaaacactatGTAATTATAACCTTGTAATGGACAACTTAGGCAAGGTACTGACTTCTGCCACATGTCGTGTGGTATCGGTTTCGAGGTAACAGTGTAGTCATGGTTTCCGTGCTTTGGCAGGTGTACCCCCGACCCCTGTGAACACGAGGGACGCTGTATTCAGTCCTGGAATGACTTCCTGTGCATTTGCAACAACACAGGGTACAAGGGGGAGGTGTGTCACAACTGTGAGTACCAGACACagcagtgtatgtgtatgtgtgtgtgcgcatgtatgcTATTAAAAGTAAATGATTTATCCTTTTGTCTCTTTTGTCTCTTTTCTTTGTGTCATTTTCtctattcttcttcttcttctctcacttgctcctctctcttcccttaTTTCAtgttctttatctctctctcttctctctctctctgtctctctctcactctctccccccttctcaGCGGTGTACAGAGAGTCATGCGAGGCATACAGACTCAATGGAAAGTACTGGTCCGGCAATTACACCATAGACCCGGACCTGAGCGGTCCTCTCAAGCCTTTCACCGTGTACTGCAAGATGAAGTGTAAGGCCTTGACCTCACCTCCCATGACCACGTGTGACCTCACTTCACTTCATGCAGTCTCATGTAGCCTTATGTAACCTCAAGTCACCTCATCTCCTCTTGTCTAGGCTAATGTCAAATGTTCAAATGTTCTAATTCCCTGCTTTCACTTCATGAATTTAGGTCACATTCGTCTAATAATAACTCTCTTGAGGCAGGGTAAATTTCACTCAGTGTTTTTCAGAGATCAACTAGCCTGCTAGGAGACAGGAAAGGTGTTCTGTGCAGGGGCATTACCTAGACGAGAGAATGGTAAAGTAAGCAAGCGCGTTTGCTGAGGAAGGGCAGACAATTAGCTGAGATAATCGCTTCCTATGCAGAAAGAACTGTGTGCTTCTAGACTCAGATGGTGCCCAGTATAAGGATAGAGAAATAATGTGTTTCCTATAGCGCTAGAACTTTCCTAACTAATTACTGACAATTAATCTACCCATCCACCATTTTATGGCTTAATGTGCCAAATGTGCCCATTCAAGGATTTCTAACATATTCCTACTGGACAATCTTCAAGAAAATGTCCAATCAGTCATCTTCATTAACACTGTGATAGATATCAGTGGCCTGGTCTGAGTTCACTCTTACTGATGCAGTTAATCTCACGGTCCACTGGTCCTGGTCCTGCCCGTCCTTCATTTCCACACTTGCCTCTCCCACCCAGTGAACCGATCCTGGACCATCATCGAGCACAACCGCCTCGGCAGCACCAGAGTCACTGGCTCCAGCGTGGACCGGCCCTACATAGGGGATGTCCAGTACGTTAATGCCTCATGGGACGAGGTCACTGCCTTAGCCAACACGTCACTGTATTGCGAGCAGTGGATCGAGTTCTCATGCTACAAGTCCCGGCTCCTAAACACACCGCGTAGGTATTTGATTGGGCAATGGTGAGGGCAGTGATTGTTGAGGGAGAGATACTATTGGTTGACAGTAATGGCATGCTTAAAAACACTTGCACAATTGGTTGGGGGTGGTGGTTTGAATAACTTTGAATAACTTTAGAATAAGATATTTAGCAAAATATCTTATCCTCCAATGTAATGCTTATTAAATCTTTATGTACTTAATATGGGCTAACGTCATTTTTTGATTAcaccctccttctccctcccacaCTTACTGTTTCCTGTTTTAGATGGGAAGCCTTACACTTACTGGATTGGTCGGCATAATGAGAGTCATGACTACTGGGGCGGGTCTTTCCGTGAGAGCGGGAAGTGTGGATGTGCCATCAACAAAACCTGCACAGACCCGAAGTTCTGGTGCAACTGTGACGCAGACTACCGTCAATGGTGAGCGTGAGCGATGAATGAACAGCGGCGTGTTCtgctgtggatgtgtggatgtagcCCCACAGAGGCTGGGTCGCTCTTAGACTCGCTCTTAGCTTGTTCCTTTGATGAGCAGGTACACGGATAAGGGCTACCTGACATTCAGGGACCATCTGCCCATTAGGAGGGTTGTCATCGGCGACACTAACCGCACTGGTTCAGAGGCCCAATTCAGCCTAGGACCTCTGCGCTGCTATGGAGACCGTAAGTAATGCAGATGAATGTGTGCGTGTTGGCTCTAGCACATGCTAGTCTCCTGTCCATTGCGTGGGGATGGTTTTGGAGCACAGCTGCTTCAGCTGATTTAAGTACGTTACATTAGCCAGTTCATCCACAAGCTGGGCCTTCAACCAAGTATCCTAACCGGCTCAGAGTTTCAGTGCCAAAGGCCCCATCATGGCTTATTCCGACGGACTGAGTGCGTGCTGCCAGAGCACCATGCCTGTGTGTAAGGTTGAGTTGTGAAACGTTGGCATAACTTTGTGCCTTTGCTGTTTTCCTTGTGACAGGAAGCATTTGGAACACGATAGCCATCACCAAGCCAACCTATATGACCTTCCCGACCTTTAAACCAGGCACCAGCGCCGACATCACCTTCCACTTCAGAACCTACCGCACAAGTGGCGTCTTTCTGGAGAACTCCGATGATCACCTGCGCAACTTCATTAGGATCGAGCTGAACTGTGAGTTCCTGCAGTGTGACCAGTGCTCCTCTCTGCGGCTGGTCTTGGGATCCCCAAGGCTGGTCCAGGTCGGGCCGCTTGCAGAGAATCCTGCAGTGTGGTGAGCTGGGTTGTGTGATGCAATGCATGGACCGGGACAGAGAGTGTCCGCATTGCAAACAATCCACATGAAACAGAtgataaataaacataaatggTGAAGTGTTGTGCATATGTGCAAACAATgaatttgaattgaattgaattgaatcagCTTTATTTATTAACTTATTAATTGCTCCTTGGGGATAAATAAAGTTGATTAAATTGTCATTTATACACAGTCATTCccaatctctctccctctcacagccACCACTTCAGTGATATTCATCTTCATGGTGGGTGACGGCATCCGGAACGTGACTCTACACACCCCTAAAGCTCTCAACGATAATGAGTGGCACTACGTGGAGGCTGAGATCAACGTTAAAATGGCCCGCCTCAAAGTGGATTACTTCCCCCCGGCCATACACAAGTTCCCTGGCCAGACTTACATTACTATGGAGTTCACGCAGCCTCTGCTCGTAGGTACGAATGTGCTCTATGTTGGACTCCTGCTGAGGTGGATAGGATAGCTCAGTTCATCATCCCACTTCAGTACTACTGAATACACGTTGCAGGTGTTTATTtagtgtttgtttcttttccgCCCATGCAGTGGTCTAAGGCTTCAGTCCTGCACCCCAGCCAGTGTATGAGGTACAGTACAGTAGTTCAGTACCTCAGTACTAGGTCACGGTGTGGTGAACAGTACAGTAgttcagtacttcagtactaAGTCACTGTGTGGTGGACATTACAGTAGTTCAGTACCTCAGTACTAGGTCATGGTGTGGTGAACAGTACATTAgttcagtacttcagtactaAGTCACTGTGTGGTGGACATTACAGTAGTTCAGTACCTCAGTACTAGGTCACAGTGTGGTGGACATTACAGTAGTTCAGTACCTCAGTACTAAGTCACTGTGTGGTGGACATTACAGTAGTTCAGTACCTCAGTACTAGGTCACAGTGTGGTGGACATTACAGTAGTTCAGTACCTCAGTACTAGGTCACAGTGTGGTGGACATTACAGTAGTTCAGTACCTCAGTACTAGGTCACAGTGTGGTGGACATTACAGTAGTTCAGTACCTCAGTACTAGGTCACAGTGTGGTGGACAGCTGGAATATAACAACAACCTGCTGGTTTGAAACCCACTGATCAATGTGATCCAATACAGCCAATGGGGTCCTCATACAGTTTGACATTAATGAAATTAAAAAAGGTGTCGATACTAAAATGGCTGGCCACTTTCTCAACCAGGTGCAGCCAATCACACGCTGAGGCCCTTCCTGGGCTGCCTACGAGGCTTACGGCTCAACGGCGCCCCCGTGGACCTGGAGGGCAAAGTGGACGAGCGCAACGGCATCCGCAGGAACTGCACAGGGGCGTGTCTCAATGCCTCCATACCCTGCCGGAACGGAGGCCAGTGCATCGACGGCTACGCCTCCTACTCCTGTGACTGCAACAACACCGCCTTCGACGGCTACTACTGCCACttgggtgagacacacacacacacacacacacacacacaca includes these proteins:
- the LOC143507171 gene encoding contactin-associated protein 1-like, whose protein sequence is MVRTGDRYFFGGCPKTNNTGRCVTKLARFHGCMQQIFIDDEPVDIDVMLQRKWGRYTELLLGTCGITDRCTPDPCEHEGRCIQSWNDFLCICNNTGYKGEVCHNSVYRESCEAYRLNGKYWSGNYTIDPDLSGPLKPFTVYCKMKLNRSWTIIEHNRLGSTRVTGSSVDRPYIGDVQYVNASWDEVTALANTSLYCEQWIEFSCYKSRLLNTPHGKPYTYWIGRHNESHDYWGGSFRESGKCGCAINKTCTDPKFWCNCDADYRQWYTDKGYLTFRDHLPIRRVVIGDTNRTGSEAQFSLGPLRCYGDRSIWNTIAITKPTYMTFPTFKPGTSADITFHFRTYRTSGVFLENSDDHLRNFIRIELNSTTSVIFIFMVGDGIRNVTLHTPKALNDNEWHYVEAEINVKMARLKVDYFPPAIHKFPGQTYITMEFTQPLLVGAANHTLRPFLGCLRGLRLNGAPVDLEGKVDERNGIRRNCTGACLNASIPCRNGGQCIDGYASYSCDCNNTAFDGYYCHLDIGAFFEVGSWLRYDIRTEPIPDDAWWANFWIEPHWHNFTLGYNTTTDDIEFSFSTLKAPAVLLYVSSFHKDYIAVLLKKDGTLSLRYRLGLITHKLQLTNRNLADGFPHFVNITRHNYTVWTQVDYMEPWVERLTLGEIPRFDSPKSIFLGRVMEVGDIDYDIQRHNSPGLEGCISGVRYNIFAPLKTYFRPNMTNPPVTTQGYVVESNCGAFPPVLGYIPWEDDPWFTELFFEYIHDDVTPPWMTLIVTVSLTLLFLILYGLYIYLYRYKGSYHTNEPKNLESPSSARPLTETLRKEKKDLSQIQEEGTGE